The Deltaproteobacteria bacterium genome has a segment encoding these proteins:
- a CDS encoding GvpL/GvpF family gas vesicle protein codes for MGTEQPITGLWVYCVIENKGAIPPDIRGIHGTSPVISVACGDFALVVSEEPMKKYPLMRDTLIAHQLVNEKVLQTQPVLPVRFCTMATNAEQIIEQVLKSEERTVEFRKALIEIRGKNEYGFRARWKNLEQVFANLPNENEKLRVAKENILKLPSPERRGALIEIGHIVKEALEEKNKAVAESMIRELAPYAFRNKKNNVLGDMNILNAAFLVEEKRQQEFDAAVNALVAKQESDIQFKYIGPIPPFNFIEIVIRWDNDVKKEL; via the coding sequence ATGGGTACAGAACAACCTATAACAGGATTATGGGTCTATTGCGTCATCGAAAATAAGGGGGCGATTCCGCCGGATATTCGCGGGATTCACGGAACAAGTCCGGTCATCTCCGTGGCCTGTGGAGATTTTGCCTTAGTGGTTTCGGAAGAACCCATGAAAAAATATCCCTTGATGCGGGACACTCTCATTGCCCACCAACTGGTGAATGAAAAAGTTCTGCAGACACAGCCGGTCCTTCCCGTGAGATTTTGCACCATGGCTACAAACGCGGAACAAATTATCGAACAGGTTTTAAAAAGTGAAGAGAGAACCGTGGAATTTCGCAAGGCCCTGATCGAAATCCGTGGTAAAAACGAATATGGTTTTCGCGCCCGCTGGAAAAATCTGGAACAGGTTTTTGCCAACCTTCCCAATGAAAATGAAAAATTAAGGGTCGCCAAGGAAAACATCCTGAAACTTCCCTCTCCTGAACGCCGCGGGGCACTCATTGAAATTGGGCATATTGTCAAAGAGGCCCTCGAAGAAAAAAACAAGGCTGTGGCCGAATCCATGATCCGGGAGCTTGCTCCTTATGCTTTCCGGAATAAAAAGAACAATGTCCTTGGGGACATGAATATTCTGAACGCGGCTTTTCTGGTGGAAGAAAAAAGACAACAGGAATTTGATGCGGCCGTAAATGCTTTGGTGGCAAAACAGGAATCGGATATCCAGTTTAAATATATAGGCCCCATTCCCCCGTTCAATTTTATCGAGATTGTGATTCGATGGGATAATGACGTCAAAAAGGAGTTGTAG
- a CDS encoding gas vesicle protein K, protein MKIEIDDKDLKHGILGLVLAVVEVIRDTLRIQSIKRMESKSLTEEQVNRLGTALMELDKAIEKLKEEQGVCEAVRSVRDGLDDLVDGMVHKLAHPRERVHEKKEICL, encoded by the coding sequence ATGAAGATCGAAATTGATGACAAGGATTTGAAACACGGAATTTTGGGGCTTGTTCTGGCTGTCGTTGAAGTCATCCGGGACACCTTAAGAATCCAGTCCATCAAAAGAATGGAATCGAAAAGCCTTACCGAAGAGCAGGTAAACCGTCTGGGGACGGCATTGATGGAATTGGACAAGGCCATTGAGAAATTGAAAGAGGAACAGGGAGTTTGTGAAGCGGTACGGTCTGTGCGGGATGGACTGGACGATCTCGTTGACGGAATGGTGCACAAATTGGCTCACCCCCGTGAAAGGGTTCACGAAAAAAAGGAAATCTGTTTATGA
- a CDS encoding gas vesicle protein — MEPTRQGRATLVDLLDRVLDKGLILNADVIISLAGVPLIAVNLRAAIASVETMLEYGYMTDFIQSQSQPKEKA; from the coding sequence ATGGAACCAACAAGACAAGGCAGAGCCACATTGGTTGATCTGCTAGATCGGGTCTTGGATAAAGGACTTATCCTGAACGCCGATGTTATTATTTCCCTCGCGGGTGTTCCTCTGATTGCCGTTAATCTCCGTGCGGCTATCGCCAGTGTAGAAACAATGCTGGAATATGGCTACATGACCGATTTCATTCAATCACAATCGCAACCCAAAGAAAAAGCGTAG
- a CDS encoding GvpL/GvpF family gas vesicle protein: MNCYLYGFIESEVEKNFGPIGFALGNKEKEIVISLPDKNLAAVVGPPPVKNFGSSNKEQLVRQLLAHQETLETIMKVQFILPCKFGTLLKDRDEMHKILSQSRERLEQWFDKIKNCCEMGVIATWDVKQLLQEIAAKDPIILKLKKDLEKLSPSELCSHEGEAARITVGARLSIRLKEEARRYETAITTKLKNAGEKIVTHALMNDEMVFNASFLLDRREEAGFFKLLETLDRDFEGKLNFKCVGPLPPYSFATVTIQRFETEKIDWAKEILMLKDLTTLDQVKKAYQKRARQCHPDTHSGFGEKEFETLHQAYEFLKSYHRGGLKPVSVSLFNVNGERR; encoded by the coding sequence ATGAATTGCTACCTCTACGGTTTTATCGAGTCGGAAGTCGAAAAAAACTTTGGACCCATCGGGTTTGCCTTGGGAAATAAAGAAAAAGAAATTGTCATCTCCCTCCCCGATAAAAATCTTGCCGCGGTTGTCGGTCCGCCACCGGTCAAGAATTTCGGCTCCTCAAACAAAGAACAATTGGTCAGACAACTTCTCGCCCATCAAGAAACTCTCGAAACCATCATGAAGGTTCAATTTATTCTCCCATGCAAATTCGGAACGCTATTGAAGGACCGGGATGAAATGCATAAAATTCTATCCCAAAGCAGAGAGCGGCTGGAACAGTGGTTTGATAAAATAAAAAATTGTTGCGAAATGGGTGTGATCGCTACATGGGATGTCAAACAACTTTTGCAGGAGATCGCCGCGAAAGACCCCATCATTTTAAAATTAAAAAAGGATTTGGAAAAACTTTCCCCCAGCGAGCTTTGCTCGCATGAGGGGGAAGCGGCAAGAATTACCGTGGGTGCCCGATTGTCAATCCGGTTGAAGGAAGAAGCCAGACGTTATGAAACGGCGATTACAACCAAATTGAAAAACGCCGGAGAGAAAATTGTCACTCATGCCTTGATGAACGACGAGATGGTTTTCAACGCCTCCTTTCTGCTCGACCGGCGGGAAGAGGCGGGGTTTTTTAAATTATTGGAAACATTAGACCGTGATTTTGAAGGCAAACTGAATTTTAAATGTGTCGGTCCCCTCCCTCCCTACAGTTTTGCCACCGTGACAATCCAGCGCTTTGAAACGGAGAAAATTGACTGGGCCAAGGAAATCCTGATGCTAAAGGATTTGACCACGCTGGATCAGGTCAAAAAGGCTTACCAAAAGAGGGCCCGGCAGTGTCATCCCGACACCCATTCCGGATTCGGTGAAAAGGAATTTGAAACACTCCATCAGGCTTATGAATTTCTAAAGTCGTATCACAGAGGAGGATTGAAACCCGTTTCTGTCTCTTTGTTTAACGTGAATGGAGAAAGAAGATGA
- a CDS encoding GvpL/GvpF family gas vesicle protein, translated as MKHEGKYIYGIIATDETPNFGSIGVGGHHDEVTSIGVNGLAAVVSNALMDHYVLSRENFTAHTKVIEKIMESHTVLPMRFCTVAETADAIISFLKRNSRQLKNELKEISGKVEVDIKFVWKEMKEIYGEIAKENKKIRAIKAQGVMRDQRSLVHIGELVAIALEEKKAVEGKEYLRLLKKMAKDFCEMEAKGDEMVAHAAFLVEKDRLGEFDNVVEKLGDDSGNRIQVHYVGPMPPFSFVNLQLHEEE; from the coding sequence ATGAAACACGAAGGAAAATATATCTATGGCATTATCGCGACTGACGAAACACCCAACTTTGGTTCGATCGGCGTTGGGGGACACCATGATGAAGTAACCTCCATCGGGGTTAATGGGCTGGCCGCCGTCGTCAGCAACGCCTTGATGGATCATTATGTCCTTTCCAGAGAGAATTTCACGGCCCACACGAAAGTGATCGAAAAAATCATGGAGTCCCACACAGTTCTGCCCATGCGCTTTTGCACCGTGGCCGAAACGGCGGACGCAATCATTTCCTTTCTGAAAAGAAATTCCAGGCAATTAAAAAATGAATTGAAAGAAATCAGCGGCAAAGTGGAAGTGGATATCAAATTTGTCTGGAAAGAGATGAAAGAAATCTACGGAGAGATTGCGAAGGAAAACAAAAAAATAAGAGCAATTAAAGCACAGGGAGTAATGAGGGATCAGAGAAGCCTCGTTCATATCGGCGAGTTGGTGGCCATCGCTCTGGAAGAAAAGAAAGCGGTCGAGGGCAAAGAATATTTAAGACTACTTAAGAAAATGGCCAAAGACTTTTGCGAGATGGAAGCAAAAGGGGATGAAATGGTTGCCCATGCGGCTTTTCTGGTTGAGAAGGATCGGCTCGGGGAATTTGACAACGTCGTTGAAAAATTGGGGGATGATTCCGGAAACCGAATTCAGGTTCACTATGTGGGTCCCATGCCCCCCTTTAGTTTTGTAAATTTGCAACTGCACGAGGAGGAATGA
- a CDS encoding gas vesicle protein has product MGVIHATRGDTLADVVERILDKGLVINADIAISLAGTELLNIKIRAALASFETAAKWGLAFPSDVRIAKPLAKTNL; this is encoded by the coding sequence ATGGGCGTTATCCATGCCACAAGGGGAGACACATTGGCCGATGTGGTTGAGCGTATTTTGGACAAGGGTCTTGTCATCAACGCGGATATTGCCATTTCACTGGCGGGCACAGAGCTCCTGAATATCAAAATCCGTGCGGCCCTGGCATCCTTTGAAACAGCGGCCAAATGGGGATTGGCGTTTCCTTCGGATGTGCGGATTGCAAAACCTCTGGCAAAAACAAACCTGTAA
- a CDS encoding CDC48 family AAA ATPase, which yields MTNPAKLTSLRSRPESLTLRVSEALVKDVGRGLARLDPADMEKLGLHVGDIIFIEGKRTTVAKLAPIYQELRGKKCIQMDGIVRENAKVGLDEKVLISPATVQMAKFLTLKTSVESRQRSISASDNYVGRLLEGLPALKGDKVRALLFGSRTRDFQVIDTSPEGPVLITATTQIRFEGQETKGEEKKRPVVSYEDIGGLDKAIGRIREMVELPLKHPEVFDRLGIDPPKGVLLYGPPGTGKTLIARAVAHESEASFFTVNGPEIVHKFYGESEQHLRSIFEEASRQSPSIIFIDEIDSVAPKRANVQGEVEKRIVATLLSLMDGLKSRGEIIVIGATNMPDLLDPALRRPGRFDREIIIGIPDRNGRLKILEIHTRGMPLAEDVSLEKLADITHGYVGADLEALAREAAMTCLRESMTKGDIRLEEIPDEVIASLEISQTHFLQALNEIEPSAIREVSIETPNVHWSDVGGLEEAKRILIETAEWPLRYGKLFSVADMEPDRGILLEGPPGTGKTLLAKALATESEVNFISIKGPELVSKWIGETEKGVREIFKKAKQASPCILFFDEIDSIAPKRGTGEGDSGVMNRTMSQFLTELDGLEGLRGVVVLGATNRPDLIDPALIRPGRFDHLLTVGLPDLKTREAILAIHTRDKPMEKKIDLEKLAKETAGFSGAEIESICRQAVALAIREFIESHKEKANEMAQKFLVKKEHFDVATKERLEKLKLEVKK from the coding sequence ATGACGAATCCGGCAAAACTGACATCCCTTCGTTCCAGACCAGAGTCTTTAACCCTTCGTGTCAGTGAAGCCCTTGTTAAAGATGTCGGTCGGGGTTTGGCAAGACTCGACCCGGCAGACATGGAAAAACTTGGGCTCCATGTTGGAGATATTATTTTCATCGAGGGAAAAAGAACCACCGTTGCCAAATTGGCACCAATCTATCAGGAACTTCGCGGAAAAAAATGCATCCAGATGGACGGGATTGTCCGCGAGAACGCCAAAGTGGGACTCGATGAAAAAGTTCTCATAAGTCCCGCAACCGTACAAATGGCCAAATTTTTAACTCTTAAAACATCGGTTGAATCGAGACAGCGTTCGATTTCGGCATCGGACAATTATGTGGGAAGATTATTGGAAGGCCTCCCCGCCCTCAAGGGAGACAAAGTTCGCGCCCTTTTATTTGGTTCGAGGACAAGGGATTTTCAGGTGATTGATACTTCCCCGGAAGGTCCGGTCCTGATTACAGCAACCACTCAAATTCGGTTTGAAGGTCAGGAGACAAAGGGTGAGGAAAAAAAACGTCCTGTCGTTTCGTACGAGGATATCGGTGGTCTCGATAAAGCCATCGGACGGATTCGCGAAATGGTGGAGCTCCCTTTAAAACATCCGGAGGTCTTTGATCGTCTGGGAATTGATCCTCCCAAAGGAGTTTTGCTCTATGGTCCCCCGGGGACCGGAAAAACATTGATCGCCCGCGCGGTAGCCCACGAGTCGGAAGCCAGTTTCTTCACCGTTAACGGTCCCGAAATTGTGCATAAATTTTATGGCGAAAGCGAGCAACATTTACGAAGCATTTTCGAAGAAGCAAGTCGTCAATCGCCTTCCATTATTTTTATCGACGAAATTGATTCGGTAGCTCCCAAGAGAGCCAATGTTCAGGGAGAGGTTGAAAAAAGAATCGTCGCCACCCTTTTGTCGTTGATGGATGGTTTGAAATCACGCGGAGAAATTATTGTTATCGGTGCCACCAACATGCCCGATCTTTTGGATCCGGCGTTAAGGCGCCCCGGACGTTTCGACAGAGAAATAATAATCGGAATTCCCGATCGTAATGGCAGGCTAAAAATTCTGGAAATCCATACACGCGGGATGCCCCTCGCGGAGGATGTCAGTCTGGAAAAACTGGCCGACATCACGCACGGCTATGTCGGAGCCGATCTGGAAGCTCTCGCCCGCGAAGCCGCGATGACGTGTTTAAGGGAGTCGATGACAAAGGGAGATATCCGTCTGGAAGAAATTCCCGATGAGGTGATCGCATCCTTGGAAATTTCCCAAACTCATTTTCTGCAGGCGTTGAATGAGATTGAACCCTCTGCCATTCGCGAAGTTTCCATTGAAACGCCCAATGTTCATTGGTCGGATGTGGGGGGACTTGAAGAGGCGAAAAGAATCCTGATCGAAACAGCAGAGTGGCCCTTGCGCTACGGAAAACTTTTCTCGGTAGCGGATATGGAACCAGACAGGGGAATCCTTCTGGAGGGACCTCCCGGAACAGGAAAAACACTTCTAGCCAAAGCTTTGGCTACCGAATCGGAAGTCAATTTTATTTCAATCAAGGGTCCGGAGCTTGTTTCAAAGTGGATCGGCGAAACTGAAAAGGGAGTCCGTGAAATTTTCAAAAAAGCCAAGCAGGCTTCTCCTTGCATTCTCTTTTTTGATGAAATCGACTCCATCGCCCCGAAGCGAGGCACGGGCGAGGGAGACTCCGGAGTCATGAACAGAACCATGAGCCAATTTTTGACGGAACTGGACGGTCTCGAAGGACTGCGCGGTGTCGTCGTGTTGGGGGCAACCAATCGTCCCGATCTCATCGATCCTGCACTCATCCGCCCGGGCCGTTTTGACCACCTCCTGACTGTCGGATTGCCGGACCTAAAGACGCGCGAGGCTATTCTTGCCATTCATACAAGAGACAAACCGATGGAAAAGAAAATCGATTTGGAAAAGTTGGCAAAAGAGACTGCAGGTTTCAGCGGTGCCGAGATTGAATCAATCTGCAGGCAGGCCGTGGCCCTTGCCATTCGGGAATTTATTGAAAGCCACAAGGAAAAAGCAAACGAAATGGCGCAAAAGTTCCTTGTCAAAAAAGAGCATTTTGATGTCGCGACAAAAGAGAGGCTTGAAAAACTCAAACTGGAGGTCAAAAAATGA
- a CDS encoding GvpL/GvpF family gas vesicle protein — MNNKGLYLYCLAEGNREGLLELQGVQGTPIQALAESGFTAVIQECEPKPFASEDQKVMAEWLLIHQNIVDVAWEKYETVIPFGFDTIIVPTEGKSARENLAEWLKKESGELKNKLNRLKQKAEFGIQVLWNPAIILPRIKEQDPEMQNLEKEIQSKPEGTAYLLRKKLEELMHMRLENAADAYFKVFYKQIRECVEDVRIEKTRKEEPPRQMILNLSCLQKKGETAVLGAVLERIGQIPGFDVRFTGPWPPYSFVNG; from the coding sequence ATGAATAACAAAGGTCTCTACCTTTATTGTCTGGCTGAGGGAAATCGGGAGGGACTTCTGGAATTACAGGGTGTTCAGGGAACACCCATCCAAGCACTGGCAGAATCAGGTTTTACAGCCGTGATCCAAGAGTGTGAACCAAAACCCTTTGCTTCGGAAGATCAAAAAGTCATGGCCGAATGGCTTTTGATTCATCAAAACATTGTGGATGTGGCGTGGGAAAAATATGAAACCGTTATTCCTTTTGGATTTGATACGATCATTGTTCCCACTGAGGGCAAGTCGGCAAGAGAAAATCTCGCGGAATGGCTGAAAAAAGAATCCGGGGAATTGAAAAACAAATTAAACCGTCTGAAACAGAAAGCCGAATTCGGCATCCAGGTTTTATGGAACCCGGCAATTATTCTTCCGCGCATAAAAGAACAAGACCCGGAAATGCAAAATCTGGAAAAGGAGATTCAATCCAAACCGGAAGGGACGGCCTATCTCTTGCGAAAGAAACTTGAGGAACTGATGCACATGCGTTTGGAAAACGCGGCAGACGCCTACTTCAAAGTATTTTATAAACAGATTCGGGAATGCGTGGAGGATGTCCGGATTGAAAAAACAAGAAAAGAAGAACCTCCACGACAAATGATTTTAAATCTCTCCTGTTTGCAAAAGAAGGGAGAGACGGCGGTCTTGGGAGCTGTATTGGAAAGAATCGGCCAGATTCCCGGGTTTGATGTCCGCTTTACCGGCCCATGGCCTCCCTATTCATTTGTGAATGGTTAG
- a CDS encoding gas vesicle protein GvpG produces the protein MFLIDDFVFWIGKKVKDMADEELYGDKDKIHQRLLELQAKLDMDEMGEEEYKIKEQECLEALQNIQERKEGNDGKSNDE, from the coding sequence ATGTTTTTAATTGATGATTTTGTGTTTTGGATTGGAAAGAAGGTCAAGGATATGGCGGATGAAGAACTTTATGGAGACAAAGACAAAATTCATCAAAGACTTTTGGAACTGCAAGCCAAACTCGACATGGATGAAATGGGTGAGGAAGAATACAAAATCAAAGAACAGGAATGTTTAGAAGCGCTACAAAACATACAAGAGCGCAAGGAGGGAAATGATGGAAAATCCAACGACGAGTAA